The window TGAGCAGGATGCCGTTGATGGCGAGCACCCAGACGGAGCTGACGCCGAGCGCGGGCAGCACGCTGTTGATGGAGGTGAGGAGCAGTGCGCCGAGGGCCGCTCCGTAGACGCTGCCGGAGCCGCCGGTGAAGACGACGCCGCCGACCACGACCGCGCTGACGACGGTGAGTTCGTAGCCGTTGCCGGTGCCGGAGTCGACGTTGCCGAACCGGGCGAGGTACAGCGCTCCGGCGAGACCCGCGAGGGCGCCGCAGAAGGTGTACGCGGCGAGGATCCGCTTGCGTACCGGGATGCCGGCGAGGCGGGCGGCCTCCGGGTTGGAGCCGAGCGCGTACAGTTCACGGCCGCTGCCGAAGTGCTTGAGGTAGTAGGCCGTCGCGACCAGCACCACCAGCGCGATCATCGCCAGCCACGGGACGGCGGAGAGGCCGCCGGAGCCGAAGTCGATGAATCCGTCGGGCAGGTTGGCCGCCGTGATCTGCCGGGAGCCGACCCAGATGGAGTCGATGCCGCGGATGATGTAGAGCGTGCCGAGGGTGACGACGAGCGCGGGCACCTGGCCGAGGCTGACGAGCAGTCCGTTGACCAGGCCGCAGCCGATGCCGAGCAGGACCGCGAGGGCCACGGCGACGACGGAGTTGCCGCCGCCCTGCAGATAGGTGCCGGCCGCGAAGGCGCTGATGCCGAGTGTCGAGCCGACCGACAGGTCGACGTTGCGGGTGATGACGACCAGCGACTGGCCGGTGGCGACCAGCACGAGGATGGTCGCGTTGAGCAGGAGGTCCTTGATTCCCTGCTCGGACAGGAAGTCGCTGTTGCCGATCTGGGTGATGACGATCATCACCAGGAAGACGACCAGGATGGCGAGTTCACGCATCTTGAAGACGCGGTCCACCAGCCGGGTGCCGCTGGACTTGGGCACCTCGGCGGCGGGAGCGGGATTGGGAGCGGTGACCGTCACGCCATCCTCCTTCTGTTCGCTTCTCCGCCCGCGCGGCGCAGAGGTGTGGCCATCGTGTTCGTCTGCGGCCCGGCGGCCGCGCGTGCGTCGCTCACGCCGCCCTCCCGGTGGCTGCGGCCATCACGGATTCCTCGGTGGCGTCGGTGCGTGCGATCTCGGCGGTGAGCCGGCCCTCGTGCATCACGAGGACCCGGTCGGCCATGCCGAGGATCTCGGGAAGGTCGGAGGAGATCATCAGGACGGCCACCCCGTCGGCGGCCAGCTGGCTGAGCAGCCGGTGCACCTCGGCCTTCGTGCCGACGTCGATGCCGCGGGTCGGCTCGTCGACGATCAGCACCTTCGGGCCGGTGGCGAGCCACTTGGCGAGGACGACCTTCTGCTGGTTGCCGCCGGACAGGGTGTTGACGGTGTCGGCGATCCGGGCGTACTTGACCTGGAGCTTGACCGCCCAGTCGAGGGAGCGGCTGCGCTCGGCGCCGCGGTCCATCAGGCCGGCCCTGACGGTCGTACGCAGTCCGGTGAGGCCGATGTTGCGTTCGATGGACATGTCCATCACCAGGCCCTGCGCGCGGCGGTCCTCGGGGACGAGGGCGAGACCTGCGGCCATGGCTGTGGAGGGCGCTCCGTTCGTCAGCTTCCTGCCGACGACCTCGACCTCTCCGGCGTCCCAGCGGTCGACTCCGAAGACGGCCCGGGCGACCTCCGTGCGCCCGGCGCCGACGAGTCCGGCGAGGCCGACGATCTCGCCGCACCGGACGTCGAAGGAGACATCGGTGAAGACACCCTCGCGGGTCAGCCGCCGTACGCTCAGCGCGACCTCGCCCGGCCGGACGTCCTGCTTGGGGTAGAGCTCGTCGAGGTCGCGGCCGACCATGCGGCGTACGAGATCCTCCTCGGTCATGCCGTCGATCGGTTCGCTGGAGATCAGGGCGCCGTCGCGCAGCGTCGTGACGCGTCGGCAGATCTGGAAGATCTCCTCCAGCCGGTGCGAGATGAACAGCACGGCCGAGCCCTGCTCGCGCAGCGTGCGGACGACGCCGAAGAGGCGGGCCACCTCGCTGCCGGTGAGAGCGGCGGTCGGCTCGTCCATGATCAGCACGCGGGCGTCGAAGGAGAGCGCCTTGGCGATCTCGACGATCTGCTGGTCGGCGATGGACAGGCCGCGCGCCGGGCGGTCGGGGTCGAGCTCGA of the Streptomyces aurantiacus genome contains:
- a CDS encoding ABC transporter permease; its protein translation is MTVTAPNPAPAAEVPKSSGTRLVDRVFKMRELAILVVFLVMIVITQIGNSDFLSEQGIKDLLLNATILVLVATGQSLVVITRNVDLSVGSTLGISAFAAGTYLQGGGNSVVAVALAVLLGIGCGLVNGLLVSLGQVPALVVTLGTLYIIRGIDSIWVGSRQITAANLPDGFIDFGSGGLSAVPWLAMIALVVLVATAYYLKHFGSGRELYALGSNPEAARLAGIPVRKRILAAYTFCGALAGLAGALYLARFGNVDSGTGNGYELTVVSAVVVGGVVFTGGSGSVYGAALGALLLTSINSVLPALGVSSVWVLAINGILLILAIAVDRIVALRVATALKKRNARHG
- a CDS encoding sugar ABC transporter ATP-binding protein encodes the protein MTHRSDADPAPVLALEDISKSFGAVRALRDVSLELFPGEVHALAGENGAGKSTLIKTLAGVHRPDAGQVLLDGEPTVFHGPADARDAGIAVIYQEPTLFPDLSIAENIFMGRRPRRALGRIDHKATHAATLALMQRLGVELDPDRPARGLSIADQQIVEIAKALSFDARVLIMDEPTAALTGSEVARLFGVVRTLREQGSAVLFISHRLEEIFQICRRVTTLRDGALISSEPIDGMTEEDLVRRMVGRDLDELYPKQDVRPGEVALSVRRLTREGVFTDVSFDVRCGEIVGLAGLVGAGRTEVARAVFGVDRWDAGEVEVVGRKLTNGAPSTAMAAGLALVPEDRRAQGLVMDMSIERNIGLTGLRTTVRAGLMDRGAERSRSLDWAVKLQVKYARIADTVNTLSGGNQQKVVLAKWLATGPKVLIVDEPTRGIDVGTKAEVHRLLSQLAADGVAVLMISSDLPEILGMADRVLVMHEGRLTAEIARTDATEESVMAAATGRAA